GCAGCCCGACGACGGCGCCGTCCTCGTCGTACTCCGGCGTGACGTCCCGGATCTCGGCCAGGGCCACGATCCGCTCGTCCTCCGGGTTGCCCTTGCCCGCCAGGTGGAACACGAAGGTGTCCGGGGCGGCCGGCAGGCGCGTGCCGTCGAAGTTCTTGAACCGCCACAGCTCCACGCGCTGGCCGGTCAGCGGGTGCATGTCCCGGATGACCCGCTGCTCGCCCGGCCGGCCGTCCTCGTCGCGGCGGAAGGTGAACTGGTGGTGGGAGTCCTGCTCGGCACCGCACACCGTGATGGTCACCCGGCGCGCGTCGGCCGGCCAGGAGGCCGAGGCAAGCTCCGAGCGCAGGGTCTCGGCCATCGCGTCCGCGTCCTGCGGGCGGTCGGCCCAGGACAGGTAGAGGTCCAGCACCGGCTGGCCCTCCAGCCCCGCGGCGACGGGCTCGACCTCGGCCAGCAGGGCTGGCAGCCCCGCGGCGTCGCCCACCGTGGACACCACGGCCAGCCGGTCGCCCTGGAGCTCGAAGCCGCCCGTGACGACGGGCCGCTCGCCCAGCAGGAAGGACTCCACCTGCCGCAGGGTGCGGATCTTGTAGTACCGGCGCGTGATGGCCTCCAGCAGCTCCCGGACCCCGGTGCCGCCGCGGCTGATCTTGCGGGACAGCATGTCCAGGATCGGCTCCGGGCCGGACACGATGTCCTCGATGCGCTGGGCGCGGTCCGCCGCCTGCGGGTTCTCGGCCAGGTACGCGATGCTGCCGCGGACCCGGTCGTAGACCTGTTCGCGCGCGGCGCGGATGCGCGGCTCCTCGAAGACGCGGAAGCGCAGGCTGCGCGCCACGTCCCCGACGACGGGGAAGCGGGCCTGGGTGGCGACCACGAGGCGGTCCAGGACCTCCTCGAGGCCCTCGGGCGCGCGCTCGGCCGCCGGCTCGCCCTCGAGCCAGCGCTCGAGCAGCCCCATGACCACGGGGATCTGGTGGTCGATCCGCTGCTGGGCCAGGAACAGCCGGTACACGGCCTGCTCCAGGTCGGGGGTGTGCTCCAGGCCGGTCACGTCGTAGTGGCGCAGGGCGCGGGAGAGCCGGTCCTGGAAGGACGCGGGCAGGCCCTCGCGTTCCGGGTCCAGCGAGTGCAGGTAGGTGTGGAAGAACTCGCGCGGGCTGTGCACGCGGGTCTCGAGTTCGTCCTCCGCGAGGGCCGGCCGGTTGCGGGCCAGTTCGCACAGGTCCGCGAAGGTGGTGAGCACCTCGAGCTCGGCGCGCACCAGCTCCGCGTCCTCCTGGGCGCCGCGTGCCCCGGCCTGCTCGTACTCGGCCAGCAGCTCGCGTGCGTGGGCGGCCGTGACGTCGTAGCCGGTGATGAGCGCCCGGAGCGTGTCCAGCTGGGCCAGCGCCGCGGACTGCGGGTCGGCCTGGGCGGCGGTCCCGCCGAGGTCGAAGACCACGCGGGGGGCCTCGTCGGCGGTGGACTGGTCCTCCGCGGACTCGAGGCGGATCAGCGAGGCCCCGGCGTCCACCTGGGTGTTCACGGAGGCCAGGACCTCGCGGACGCGGCCGGCCTGGGGCGCGCGCACCGCGGTCTCCATCTTCATGGACTCGAGCACCACGAGGGTGTCCCCGGCCTGGACCTCGTCGCCCACGCACACCGGCACGGCCATGACGACGGCCGGCGACGGCGTGCGGACGAGCCCGGCCTCGTCGCGCGTGATGCGGTGCGAGACGCCGTCCACCTCCACGAGGTGCCCGCCGGTGCCGGCCACGGAGACCACCTGGTAGGTGCCCTTGCCGGTCGCCACGCGGCGGCCGAACTCGCCCAGGCGCTCGACGTCCAGCTGCGCCTCGCCGTGCTCGCCGGTGACCTGGTAGCGGTGCGGGCCGATCTTGCCCACCGTGAACGTGTAGGGCTGGCCCTGGTAGGCCAGCTCGACGCTGCGGCCCACCGCGTGGTCGGCGCGCGGGCGGCCGCCGCGGGCGGAGGCGAAGAAGCGGCTGCGCTCGAGCGCCTCCTCCTCCTCGTAGACCTCCACGGCGGTCGCCAGCAGCGCGACGTCGGCGACGGGGCTGGGCGTCCGGGAGGTGCCCGCGCCGGAGCGGTCCAGCCAGCCGGTGTCCGCGGAGGCCGTGATGACCTCCTCGCGGTCCAGCAGCTCGAGCAGGAAGGACTTCGTGGTGGTGCCGCCGTCGATCACGACGGTCGTCTCCCGCAGCGCGGTGCGCAGGCGGGCCAGGGCCACGGCGCGGTCCGGTCCCCACGCGATGATCTTGGCGACCATGGAGTCGTACTCCGGCGGGATGACGTCGCCCTGGCCGATGCCGGTGTCCACGCGGATCCCGGGGCCCAGGGGCAGGTTGAGCAGCTTCACGGTGCCGGGGGCGGCGGCGAACTCGTTGTCCGCGTCCTCGGCGTTGAGGCGGGCCTCCACGGCGTGGCCGAACTCGGCCGGCATCTCCCCGGGCAGCGGCTCGCCGGCGGCGACCAGCAGCTGCAGCTTCACGAGGTCCAGCCCCGTGGTGGCCTCGGTGATCGGGTGCTCCACCTGCAGGCGGGTGTTGACCTCGAGGAAGGTGAACAGCTCCTGCTCGGGCTGGTACAGGTACTCGACCGTGCCGGCGCCCAGGTAGCCCGCGGCGCGCACCAGGTCCGCGGAGACCCGGCGCAGGTGGTCGGACTGCTCCTGGGAGAGCAGCGGGGAGCTGGACTCCTCGATGACCTTCTGGTTGCGGCGCTGGATGGAGCAGTCGCGCACGCCCGGGGCCCACACGTTGCCGTGCGCGTCGGCGATGACCTGCACCTCCACGTGGCGGGCGTGGGTGACGAGGCGCTCCATGAACACGACCGGGTCACCGAAGGAGCGCAGGGCCTCGCCCTGGGTGCGCTCGAAGGCGATCTCCAGCTCGTCCTCGGCGTACACCTTGCGGATGCCGCGCCCGCCGCCGCCGCTGCGGGCCTTGATGATCAGCGGGTAGCCGATGTTCTGCGCGTGCCGGCGCGCGTCCGCCAGGCTCTCCACGGGGCCGCCGCTCCACGGGGCCACCGGGACGTCGACCTCCTCCGCCAGCAGCTTCGCGGTCACCTTGTCCCCGAGCCGGCGCATGGCGTCCGCGGAGGGGCCGATGAGCGTGATCCCGAGCCGCTCGCACAGCTCGGCGAAGGCCGGGTCCTCGGCCACGAAGCCCCAGCCCACCCAGACGGCGTCCGCGCGGGACAGGCGCAGCACCCGCTCGAGCTCGGCGTGGTCGAGGTAGGGCGTGCCCGTGCCGGTGCTGCGCAGGGTGAAGCCCTCGTCGGCCTGGCGGACGAACATCGCCCGCCGCTCGGCCTCCGTGTGGAGCGCGAGGGTGCGGATGCCGTACCCGTGCTCGGCATTCACCTCCCGCACCGCCCGGATGAGCCGCACCGCGGCCTCGCCCCGGTTGACCACTGCAATCCGCTGGAACATTCTGGTTGTCACCGTTCTTTCGTGAGGGAGCTTGCTGCTGGCGTCGGAGGGGATCAGGTGAAGGCGACGACCATGTCGTCGACCGAGGAGGCCGGCCGGGCGGAGGTCGCCTCGGCGGCGGCGTCCGGCCGGGGCGCCATCACGGCGGGATCGACGCGCAGCACCGCGTAGCCGGCCACGGCACCGGCGCCGAAGCCGGGGGCGAACACGCGCGTGGGACGGGTGATCACGCCGTCGCGCACGGCGTCGTGGATCGCCAGCGGGATGCTCGCGGAGGACGTGTTGCCCACCTTGTCGATGTTGAAGTACAGCTGCTCGGGCGTCAGCCCCGCCTTGAGGGCCAGGTCGATGACCATGGTCTTGTTCGCCTGGTGGGGGACGATCAGCTCGATGCTGTCCAGCAGGGAGGCCGCGCGGCCGTCCGGGTCCGGCAGGGCCTTGATGTCCTCGAGCATCTGGGCCAGGTAGCGGCCGGCCAGGTCCTTGACCTCCGGGCCGTAGACCGTGAGGTTGCGGTCGAACTCGGGGTTGGGCCAGATGATGGAGTTCACCTGGCTCTGCGGGCCGCTCGCGTAGGTCTGGAGGAACTCGATGTCCCGGCCCTCGCCCTCGGCGGCGGGCCCCACGAGGACGGCGGAGGCGCCGTCGCCGAAGATCATCCGGGAGGTGCGCACGTTGCCGATCTTGTCCGAGAACTTCTCCACGCACACCACCAGGACCGGGCGCTCGACCTCCTGCAGCAGGCGCGTGGCCTCGGCCATGGCGTAGGGCATGCCGGCGCAGGCGGCGATGAGGTCGTAGGAGGCGTAGGCCTGGTAGATGCCGAGCTCGCCCGAGAGGTAGGTGGCGATGGAGGGCATCAGGCGGTCGTTGGTGCACGTCGCCACGATCACGGCGCCCACGTCCTCCGGGCCCACGCCGGCGTGCTCGAGGGCCGTCCGGGCGGCCTTGAGGGCCAGGTCCTCGATCCGGGACATGCTGTAGAGGCGCTGCTCGATGCCGGTCTTCTTCACGATCGAGGCGGCGCTCATCGGGGACCAGTTGTACGCGGTGTTGCGCACGAGGTCGTCGTTGGAGCACACGACCTCGCCGGGGGCCACCGACAGCGAGAGGATGCGCGGCTGGACGGCCAGGGTGCCGACCTCGAGCGCCCGGTAGGGCCGGGAGGGGCGGCGCGGCTCCACGGCGGCGGACGGCGCGGCCTGGGTGGCCGAGCGCCCGGTGACGGCGCGCCGGATGAAGCGCTGGACCTGCGGCTCGCGCGGGTGGAACACGACCACGTAGTCGTCGTCCCGCAGCTCGCCCACCGGCACCAGCTCGCTGCGG
This genomic window from Citricoccus sp. SGAir0253 contains:
- a CDS encoding 3-oxoacyl-ACP synthase III family protein, translated to MAQPAMINSHGRLVFPSNFMPELDLSALDSLEGLEEVIHRDFEEKSPSGTDILQRITEGRYGDRTELLRDLAMNLFWTNRYAMTMYEKRLTRWADVPRQRDDVYLPRLTPWEDGDRKVAAVKEAYPQLPARWDAEVEDGIFRTLFDVFAHRKFHATELSAIKPTVAEILETPDALTTRVTGYDPNYPVFSDDAILDAHQDVPELEALERWAMVLHNQYPWDRTRSELVPVGELRDDDYVVVFHPREPQVQRFIRRAVTGRSATQAAPSAAVEPRRPSRPYRALEVGTLAVQPRILSLSVAPGEVVCSNDDLVRNTAYNWSPMSAASIVKKTGIEQRLYSMSRIEDLALKAARTALEHAGVGPEDVGAVIVATCTNDRLMPSIATYLSGELGIYQAYASYDLIAACAGMPYAMAEATRLLQEVERPVLVVCVEKFSDKIGNVRTSRMIFGDGASAVLVGPAAEGEGRDIEFLQTYASGPQSQVNSIIWPNPEFDRNLTVYGPEVKDLAGRYLAQMLEDIKALPDPDGRAASLLDSIELIVPHQANKTMVIDLALKAGLTPEQLYFNIDKVGNTSSASIPLAIHDAVRDGVITRPTRVFAPGFGAGAVAGYAVLRVDPAVMAPRPDAAAEATSARPASSVDDMVVAFT
- a CDS encoding carboxyl transferase domain-containing protein, which produces MFQRIAVVNRGEAAVRLIRAVREVNAEHGYGIRTLALHTEAERRAMFVRQADEGFTLRSTGTGTPYLDHAELERVLRLSRADAVWVGWGFVAEDPAFAELCERLGITLIGPSADAMRRLGDKVTAKLLAEEVDVPVAPWSGGPVESLADARRHAQNIGYPLIIKARSGGGGRGIRKVYAEDELEIAFERTQGEALRSFGDPVVFMERLVTHARHVEVQVIADAHGNVWAPGVRDCSIQRRNQKVIEESSSPLLSQEQSDHLRRVSADLVRAAGYLGAGTVEYLYQPEQELFTFLEVNTRLQVEHPITEATTGLDLVKLQLLVAAGEPLPGEMPAEFGHAVEARLNAEDADNEFAAAPGTVKLLNLPLGPGIRVDTGIGQGDVIPPEYDSMVAKIIAWGPDRAVALARLRTALRETTVVIDGGTTTKSFLLELLDREEVITASADTGWLDRSGAGTSRTPSPVADVALLATAVEVYEEEEALERSRFFASARGGRPRADHAVGRSVELAYQGQPYTFTVGKIGPHRYQVTGEHGEAQLDVERLGEFGRRVATGKGTYQVVSVAGTGGHLVEVDGVSHRITRDEAGLVRTPSPAVVMAVPVCVGDEVQAGDTLVVLESMKMETAVRAPQAGRVREVLASVNTQVDAGASLIRLESAEDQSTADEAPRVVFDLGGTAAQADPQSAALAQLDTLRALITGYDVTAAHARELLAEYEQAGARGAQEDAELVRAELEVLTTFADLCELARNRPALAEDELETRVHSPREFFHTYLHSLDPEREGLPASFQDRLSRALRHYDVTGLEHTPDLEQAVYRLFLAQQRIDHQIPVVMGLLERWLEGEPAAERAPEGLEEVLDRLVVATQARFPVVGDVARSLRFRVFEEPRIRAAREQVYDRVRGSIAYLAENPQAADRAQRIEDIVSGPEPILDMLSRKISRGGTGVRELLEAITRRYYKIRTLRQVESFLLGERPVVTGGFELQGDRLAVVSTVGDAAGLPALLAEVEPVAAGLEGQPVLDLYLSWADRPQDADAMAETLRSELASASWPADARRVTITVCGAEQDSHHQFTFRRDEDGRPGEQRVIRDMHPLTGQRVELWRFKNFDGTRLPAAPDTFVFHLAGKGNPEDERIVALAEIRDVTPEYDEDGAVVGLPMAERTVAACLDGIRRAQARRGARRRLNANRVVLYAWPVFERPVTDVAEVVARNIRPLTMGVGLEEITLIFRVSQGAGAEPREMALRYLFEADGGITTQLSEVDTEPLQPMDAYTQKVRKARSRGNVYPYEIIPLLTGEQGSFTEHDLDDAGRLVPVDRPYGQNTAGIVAGVVTTPTPLYPEGMTRVVLFGDPTKALGSLAEPECARVVAAIDLAEERGVPVEWFALSAGAEISMDRGTENMDWVSRALRRIVTFTQGGGEINIVVTGINVGAQPYWNAEATMLMHTKGILVMTPDSAMVLTGKHSLDYAGGVSAEDNFGIGGYDRVMGPNGQAQYWAPDLTSAVGVLFAHYDHAYVAPGERFPRQAPTSDPVDRDVRTFPHVHPSSDFTTVGDIFSAEANPDRKKPYDIRTVMRAVSDQDHRVLERWADMADADTSVVFDAHLGGHPVTLVGIESRAVPRTGQYPADGPDQWTAGTLFPRSSKKTARAINAASGNRPLVVLANLSGFDGSPESMRTWQLEFGAEIGRAIVNFDGPIVFCVLTRYHGGAFVVFSGTLNQNMEVAAVEGAYASVLGGSSAAAVVFTRDVDRRTAADPRVVELESAVAAAADEAERARLLVQLNEVRAEVRSEKLSEVGTEFDRKHSIERAREVGSVDVIVQPGGLRPYLVDAVERGLAGYSGRELESAGADRA